TATTCAAAGTATTAAAAGATAAAGATGTTATTACAAGCGAAATCGGTTCACAAGCTGTACACGTGAACGTTCTTAATAACCCAAATCTATAAGTCGATTATAGATAAAGTGAAAAATCAGTGGGGATTCATCCCCGCTGATTTTTTAATAGAAAGAAGGCTCTTGTACATGTACAAGAGCCTTCTTTTTATTTCTTAAACTTAAACATATCCCCACTCAAATTCGAATCACTATACACGAACAATACCATGTTAATGTTATTGTCTTTCATGTATTGATATACATCTTTTTCGTGATAGTGACGCAGGTCGAGGATGGATGTGTGTTTGAAACTTTGTGCTAAGTGTGGCACGATCGCGTTTGCGAATGAGTCTTTTAGGACTAAGGCGCGTACTTCATTTTGTGCGTTGTTATTTTCGATGACGATTTCTGGATAGTCATCTGTGTAATAACCTGCGTATGATGTTGTATCTTTTTGTTTTTCTACGCCATATATTTCATCTAAGTTTTGATGAATAGTGCCTTTCACATCTTTTGCGGTTACGCTTGTGAAGTTAAAACCGTCTTTCGGTGTGTAGTAGCACAATTTTTCACCAGTTGCATCGATGAGTTGGTATAGTTGGTTGTTGAAGCTTCCGACTAAATGTTTATTTTGCGCGCATGTACGAGTGTAATCTTCTTTTTTTATTTCTTTTCCTTTATATATAGAAGATTGTTGCCCGATTGTGTTCATTATATATTGGTAACCTAAGAAGGCACCGTCCATATTCCAATGATGATCTGTTTTGAAATACATGTCTTGTATTTCTTCATTCGTATAGTTCTTTTTCAAGTGTTCCATAAGTTTTATTGGTTTTACGTCAGCTGGTAGTTTCGTTAGAAAGTAATTTAAATTTTCCTGTGCATATGTGTGAATATGAGAAGGTAATTTAAATGATAATGCATTCGTTTTTGACGGTGGTAAAGCAAAGTAAAACTCAACGTTTTGTTCTTTTGAAAACTGAGATAAGTCGTTTATAGCAGGCATGGATTGGTCAATTTCATTATATTTTGTTGTCCACGCCGGATTTTTCAGGAGCCATTTATCATCAGTTAAAATAATGTCGTTAATGAGAGATTTGCCCATATTAATTTGAGCAATCGTATAGTTTTTAATAAGCTCATCTCGTCCGATTAGTTGATCATTTGTGTATGTTTCAAAATCTTTAAAGAAGCTACCAGTTAGGAGAGCTTCTTTCGTAAGTGCTGGTTTTTGAGCGAGCGGCCGATTTTCAACTGGTGAAATGTCTCGGTCTGTTTTGAGTAACGATAATATGCCAAATGAAAAGATAATGGTGAGAAAACCGATAAACAGGATGAGGTTCCCCAATTTTTTCATAATAACTTTTCCTTCCTACATGTGTTAAAACCTGAAATAAATAAATGGATTATATGTTGAGTTAATCAAGTACATAACCGAAATCATAAATAATGTTAGTAATAATATAGGACGTACAAATTGTGTTGTGAACATATACGTTTTTGGTGCAAGTTCTAGTATGTTTTTCATTCGTTTTAAAATTGGTGTCGCTGCGATAAAGGCAATGAGAAATACGATAATGTATTCATGTACGTACAGCATTGTATTGTCATCGATGAAAGATTGACCATCTATGCCGAACATCGCTTTTAAATATTGGAACGAGTAAGCGAAGTTGTCAGCTCGGAAGAAGACCCAACCGATCATAACGATTAGTAATACGTATGCATGTTGCAGTGGTTTCCATAGTTTGTTTAATATTTTTTCGAATCCAGCTTTTTCAATTGAAATAATAAAGCCGTAATATAAACCCCAGGCGATAAATGTCCAGCTCGCCCCGTGCCATAAACCAGTTAACCCCCATACGATGAAGAGGTTACGATAATTCGCTAGTTTTGAAACGCGGTTTCCGCCGAGCGGGATATATATGTAATCGCGGAACCAAGAGCCGAGTGTAATATGCCATCTTCTCCAAAACTCTGAAATAGATTTAGAGATGTATGGGTAGTTGAAGTTTTTCGGGAAATCAAAGCCGAACATTTTTCCAATTCCAATTGCCATATCAGAGTACCCTGAGAAATCGAAATAAATTTGCAATGTGTAGGCGATAATACCGATCCATGCTGTTCCAACACTCATTTCAGATGGTGGTAAGGCAAAGATTTTATCGGCGACAAATCCAACTTGGTTAGCAATTAATATCTTTTTTGCTAGTCCGAGAACAAAAATTTGAATACCTTCTGTGAATCGTTCAAAAGAGTGGATGCGCGTTTTAATTTGCTCAGCGACGATATTGTAACGAACAATTGGCCCGGCAATAAGCTGAGGGAAAATAGATATATATAGCGCTAAGTTAAGTGGATTTTTTTGAACATCCCCATCTTTACGGTATATATCGATGACATAGGACATCGCTTGGAATGTATAAAATGAAATTCCAATTGGTAGTGGAATAGGTTCCACATGAATAGATAAGTGCAATACGTTGTTTAAAATGTCTGTGAAAAATGAAATATACTTAAAATAAGAAAGCAATAGTATATTCCCGATCACAGCCATAATTAAAAATGTGACTTTCATATTTTTTCGTTTATCATAATGATGCACGAGTAGGCCGAAGCAGTAGTTTAATAAGATGGAAAAGAGCATTAAAAGAACGAAACGCGGTTCGCCCCATGCATAGAAAATTAAACTAAATGCAAGTAATACGAAATTACGTAGCTCGGCACGCACTATAAAATAGAAAAATAATACGAGAGGTAAAAAGATAAATAAGAAAATCGAACTACTAAATACCAAAGGACTCTCCTCACTTTTTCAAAATACATTTCGTGCAAAAAAACCGACATATCTATTATATATTCTTTTATATAATAGTGCCTTTAATATTTTAGCATGTTAATAATTCGATTAAAATAATTATTCTATATAATAGAAGGAAAGCGGTATGGAATCCTTTTGACACCCACTATCTGGATAAGATAAGATGAATAAGGTGTGATTTGTTTAGAAGGGAAGAGATGGTGTGTTATTTAACTCGTTTGAGTTTATTTTTTTATTTTTACCGATAGCATTTCTTTTATATTTTCTATTAAATAAATTTGGACAAACTACTTTAGCGAAAGCTTGGCTTGTAGCAGCATCTTTATTTTTCTATAGTTATTGGAACATAAAATATTTGCCGCTTATGTTAGTATCGCTCATTGTGAACTACTTTATCGGAATGAAGCTCGTGAAGCATAAGAGCAAACTTCTTTTAACAGTAGGCTTAATATTTAATATAGGAATGCTTAGTTATTTCAAGTATTATGATTTCTTTTTACAAAATGTAAATTCGTTATTTGGAACTCATTTTACATTATTATCATTAACGTTACCGCTTGCGATTAGTTTCTATACATTCCAAAAGATTGCATTTTTAGTAGATACATATCGCGGGGAAACGGAGGCATGTCATTTTCTTGATTACGCTCTGTTTGTAACATTTTTCCCGCAACTTATTGCAGGGCCAATTGTACACCATGCGCAAATTATGCCACAGTTTGCTGATCGTAGTAAAAAGCGTTGGCAATCAAATTATATCGTTCTCGGTATTTTTGTATTTGCCATCGGTATTTTCAAGAAAGTAGGGATTGCAGACGTTTTATCTCCTGTCGTACGAGAAGGATTTGATGTACAGCAATCGCTAACCTTTGTTGAAGCGTGGCTTTCATCATTAGCGTTTACATTCCAGCTATACTTTGATTTCAGTGGATATAGCGATATGGCAATTGGGATTGCGTTAATGTTTAATATTAAATTGCCTCAAAACTTTAACTCTCCTTATAAAGCGGTGAGTATACAAGACTTTTGGCATCGTTGGCATATGACATTAAGCCAGTTTTTAACGAAATATGTGTATATTTCTCTTGGAGGAAATCGAAAAGGAATTACGCGTACATACGTCAATATTATGATTGTTTTCTTAATAAGTGGACTTTGGCACGGTGCTGGCTGGACATTTATTTTCTGGGGATTTCTGCACGGATTAGCTTCTGTTGTTCATCGATTGTGGAATAAAGCAGGAGGTCGCATGCCGGACTGGGCAGGATGGCTTGTGACATTTTTCTTCATTAATATAACGTGGGTGTTCTTTAGAGCAACATCGATGCATGATGCGGTGAAGGTATTAAAAGGAATGTTTGGATTTAATGGATTCGAACTCGCAAATAGTGTGTTCCCGGTATTTATTATTGAGAAACTACAATTTTTAAAAGAGTACGGTGTTTCATTTACTGAAGCATACCATGTTTCATTATTAAATACGGAAATAGTAGCGTATATTTTCGGAGCATTATGTATTAGTTTCTTCTTAAAAAATTCAATTCAGTTAAAAGACTCATTCCGTCCGACAGTATGGACGGCGTTATTTACTGCAATATTACTTGTGTATAGTGTGTTACATTTAACGAGTATTAGTGAGTTTTTATACTTTAATTTCTAGGTGGAGAATATGAAAAACAAACAGTGGCTTATTTTCGTTTTTGTATGTGTTTTTGTTCCACTTGCAGGTGTTGGAATATTTAATGGCTATGCAGATTCACTTTGGTTGTTCTCGCATAAAAATAAGTGGAATGATGTTCAGTTTGGGTTTAATGAGAGACAACAAAAAACGAATTATATAACATATCGTCCGTTTACTTATGATGGCGTTATACTTGGAAGTAGTAGAACAACGTTTATCAATGAAAATGATTTTACCGGATTAAACGCATTTAATTATGCGGTAAGTAGTACAGATCCGCGTGAATACGATGCGTACATTGAATATGCAAAAGAGCGAAAAGGTAGTGAATTATCTTCTATTGTGATTGGTTTAGATTTCCTTGGAACGAACAAAAATAGAGAAATCGGTTTTGAAAAACCAGAAGTATATATTAATGAGGCGCAAAGCTTACTATATCCAATTAAATCGTATGTGAGTATGGATGGGATTACATATTCCCGAAATACAATCCAAAACTCCATTCATCACAATAAGACTATTGATGTATATAATCGCGATAACATAAAGTCGATGCGTGAGTATACGAAAGAAGAGCGTGATACACAAATTGCCGCGCAAGTAGATAAATTTAGTAGAGAGATTTATGGCGGGAATTATGAGTATCAAAATATGAAGGAAATATTAGGTACTGTAAAATCCCATAATCCGAATACGAAGTTTTATATTTTTACAACGCCTGTTTCAGAACCATTGTTCCGTACGATGATTCAATCAGGACGTTGGGAAGATTATAAAAGATGGCTCCATGATGCTGTCGATGTATTTGGAGAAGTACATCATTTTATGTATTTAAATTCAGTAACGAAGAACTTAGATAATTATATGGATGGACATCATTTCAGACCAGAAGTTGGAAAAATAATTGCACATAAAGTTGTAAATGAAGAAGATCGTAATGTGCCGAAAGATTTCGGTATTGTTATTACGAAGGATAATATTGATGAGGTGCTCGAGCAGATTCATGCATCGTTTCAATAGAAAGAAATAGTTTTATTTCAAAGGTCGAATCGTAATGTGATTCGATTTTTTTTTGCAGTCTGCAAAAAATTTAATTAAGCGAGTAAAACCAATTGTGACTGAAGCAGAAAGAAGCAGCATCCAAATAGATGCTGCTTCTTTCTATTCTATTTCTAAATCAACAATTAAGTAAGCAAGTATCACAACAAAGAAAATACTAACGGCTGGTGCTGTTAAGACGTGTCCAGACATAAAGCCGATACCGAGCGATAGGACGAGTGTGCTAGCTAGTAGCATATGTTTTACGCTAAATAGTTTTTTGAAGTTTGTGATCAAGCGAATGAATATTTTTATACCGAAATAAAGAAGCGGCAGTAAATACATAAGGAAGCCGACAATACCGAACGCAAAGAATAGGTCGTGGAAATCCATTTCGACTAACTTCATTTTCGTTGTATAGTTACCAGCGTAGCCCATTCCAAATAGTTTTTGGGATAGTGGTGCTTCTTTATAGTATTGTTTGTATACTTTTAAAAACTTGTCGCGATCACTGTAAATTAAACTTTTCATTTCAGAGTCTGTTAGTTCGCCTTGTTTATGTTCTTCTTCTTTAACTACTTTTCCTTCTTTTCGGTCTTTTTCGTCTTGTACTGATTTTTTGTATTCATATATTTGTAAGTGGATGCTCATGTTTTTTGCGATAGGGGTTTGCGGTGTAAGAACGAGTAAACCACCTAATACGACAGCAGCAACGATTGTATTTACAAGATATGTGAATCCTTTTCCTTCTTTTTTACGATGCATCATATATTCAATGAATAAGAAGAAAAGAGCGATGCCAAGTGTAATAACGATAGCACCATAGCCTACTTTCGTTCCGATCATAATGCTTGCATACATCGCAAGTACAGTTGGAATCCAGTAATACACTTTTGAGAAAGAAGTTGTTTTATGGACCGAGTATAAGACAACGATTGGGAACATAATTGCGAAAATGGAACTTAAATCATTTCCAGCAAAGAACCATCCTCTTGAACCAATTTTTGAGTTCGGGTAGCTTGGGAAATCTGTTCCAGTTGCCATCGCTGTGATAATCGAAATACTTAAAATTAACGTTGCATATAAGAAATATGTAATGATTTTATGAAACGCAAATTCGTTATTTTTTAATTCTTTTAGTGCGATAATATATCCAAACAGTAGTACAATTGGATATACACTTTTCATAATGAACTTCACTTCTTCTCCAAATGAAACTGGAGATTTGATCATTAAATTATTCACAAGGCCGATTGCGAGTACGATGCCAAATAGACATAAATAAAGAATATATTTTTTTGCGCCTTGTTGTTTATGATGAAGAAGTAGATAACCCAATGCAAGAAGCATAAAGGCGAAACGGACTACGAT
This genomic window from Bacillus anthracis str. Vollum contains:
- a CDS encoding MBOAT family O-acyltransferase, which codes for MVFSSSIFLFIFLPLVLFFYFIVRAELRNFVLLAFSLIFYAWGEPRFVLLMLFSILLNYCFGLLVHHYDKRKNMKVTFLIMAVIGNILLLSYFKYISFFTDILNNVLHLSIHVEPIPLPIGISFYTFQAMSYVIDIYRKDGDVQKNPLNLALYISIFPQLIAGPIVRYNIVAEQIKTRIHSFERFTEGIQIFVLGLAKKILIANQVGFVADKIFALPPSEMSVGTAWIGIIAYTLQIYFDFSGYSDMAIGIGKMFGFDFPKNFNYPYISKSISEFWRRWHITLGSWFRDYIYIPLGGNRVSKLANYRNLFIVWGLTGLWHGASWTFIAWGLYYGFIISIEKAGFEKILNKLWKPLQHAYVLLIVMIGWVFFRADNFAYSFQYLKAMFGIDGQSFIDDNTMLYVHEYIIVFLIAFIAATPILKRMKNILELAPKTYMFTTQFVRPILLLTLFMISVMYLINSTYNPFIYFRF
- a CDS encoding MBOAT family O-acyltransferase — translated: MLFNSFEFIFLFLPIAFLLYFLLNKFGQTTLAKAWLVAASLFFYSYWNIKYLPLMLVSLIVNYFIGMKLVKHKSKLLLTVGLIFNIGMLSYFKYYDFFLQNVNSLFGTHFTLLSLTLPLAISFYTFQKIAFLVDTYRGETEACHFLDYALFVTFFPQLIAGPIVHHAQIMPQFADRSKKRWQSNYIVLGIFVFAIGIFKKVGIADVLSPVVREGFDVQQSLTFVEAWLSSLAFTFQLYFDFSGYSDMAIGIALMFNIKLPQNFNSPYKAVSIQDFWHRWHMTLSQFLTKYVYISLGGNRKGITRTYVNIMIVFLISGLWHGAGWTFIFWGFLHGLASVVHRLWNKAGGRMPDWAGWLVTFFFINITWVFFRATSMHDAVKVLKGMFGFNGFELANSVFPVFIIEKLQFLKEYGVSFTEAYHVSLLNTEIVAYIFGALCISFFLKNSIQLKDSFRPTVWTALFTAILLVYSVLHLTSISEFLYFNF
- the patB1 gene encoding secondary cell wall polysaccharide O-acetyltransferase PatB1; its protein translation is MKKLGNLILFIGFLTIIFSFGILSLLKTDRDISPVENRPLAQKPALTKEALLTGSFFKDFETYTNDQLIGRDELIKNYTIAQINMGKSLINDIILTDDKWLLKNPAWTTKYNEIDQSMPAINDLSQFSKEQNVEFYFALPPSKTNALSFKLPSHIHTYAQENLNYFLTKLPADVKPIKLMEHLKKNYTNEEIQDMYFKTDHHWNMDGAFLGYQYIMNTIGQQSSIYKGKEIKKEDYTRTCAQNKHLVGSFNNQLYQLIDATGEKLCYYTPKDGFNFTSVTAKDVKGTIHQNLDEIYGVEKQKDTTSYAGYYTDDYPEIVIENNNAQNEVRALVLKDSFANAIVPHLAQSFKHTSILDLRHYHEKDVYQYMKDNNINMVLFVYSDSNLSGDMFKFKK
- a CDS encoding O-antigen ligase family protein encodes the protein MVTKLKQTANYFPHFLLLFIVFQPILDLLTSFSIYVLHMSATVGIVVRFAFMLLALGYLLLHHKQQGAKKYILYLCLFGIVLAIGLVNNLMIKSPVSFGEEVKFIMKSVYPIVLLFGYIIALKELKNNEFAFHKIITYFLYATLILSISIITAMATGTDFPSYPNSKIGSRGWFFAGNDLSSIFAIMFPIVVLYSVHKTTSFSKVYYWIPTVLAMYASIMIGTKVGYGAIVITLGIALFFLFIEYMMHRKKEGKGFTYLVNTIVAAVVLGGLLVLTPQTPIAKNMSIHLQIYEYKKSVQDEKDRKEGKVVKEEEHKQGELTDSEMKSLIYSDRDKFLKVYKQYYKEAPLSQKLFGMGYAGNYTTKMKLVEMDFHDLFFAFGIVGFLMYLLPLLYFGIKIFIRLITNFKKLFSVKHMLLASTLVLSLGIGFMSGHVLTAPAVSIFFVVILAYLIVDLEIE